A single window of Nicotiana tomentosiformis chromosome 1, ASM39032v3, whole genome shotgun sequence DNA harbors:
- the LOC138908818 gene encoding uncharacterized protein encodes MDSLTHAGLFPVDLATSQAGVSTYPTAQAPVHATALEGRARRWWQSYLLNRPAGIPPMTWDRFTRLFLDKYIPPSQREELRFQFEQLQQGQLLVTDYEARFYVLSHHALMILLTDVERVQRCVDGFHSTSQATMAREVKMGTSYELVVEITRRIEGARQRGQEQAMRDKQFRYSGEFSGAPAGGKGQFVRGQSSKPTYPAPPPPRGDPARPYFSTMPETSYHSPAIQGSSSGYLGH; translated from the exons atggattctttgactcatgctggtttatttccagtagaccTTGCCACATCTCAAGCAGGAGTGAGCACAtaccctactgctcaggctccagTGCACGCaactgcc ctggagggcagggctcgtaggtggtggcagtcatatcttcTCAACAGACCAGCAGGTattcctcccatgacttgggaccggttcacacgcctcttcttggacaagtatattccaccctctcaaagGGAAGAGCTACGATTTCAGTTCGAGCAACTCCAACAGGGCCAACTGTTAGTGactgactatgaggcgagattctatgtgttgtctcaccatgcacttatgatacttctgaccgatgtagagagagtgcagaggtgtGTTGACGGTTTTCACTCTACTagccaggccactatggcccgagaggtgaagatggggacttcttacgagctagttgtagagataactcggaggatcgagggtgcacGTCAGCGTGGTCAGGAGCAGGCTATGAGGGATAAGCAGTTccgatattctggagagttcagtggtgccccggctgggggtaagggtcagtttgtgaggggtcagtctagcaagcccacatatccagcaccgccgcctcctcggggtgatCCAGCGCGACCTTATTTTAGCACCATGCCAGAGACTTCTTACCActcaccagctattcagggatcCTCAAGTGGGTATTTAGGCCATTAG